A window of the Rhineura floridana isolate rRhiFlo1 chromosome 13, rRhiFlo1.hap2, whole genome shotgun sequence genome harbors these coding sequences:
- the USP10 gene encoding ubiquitin carboxyl-terminal hydrolase 10 isoform X3, which produces MAVHSAQYIFGEFSLEEFNDFFVTPRCPVELPPYNETISCGLKSTGELHDGEEYQIIEFGVNEVIEADSSVLNNSDYSISSTLNPQAPEFILGCAPIQKTSSDILNEANYNSIDCQFTDPALTLDSSSNAENDSLPGSLGQRERKKKKKRPPGYYSYLEDVSDGIVPAEVLVNGHANSSGLNSISTEDVDLSGDVSSVTPRTCNSPENSVDFTSEAVSDDSVSSVLDATRTAGQPELCSVSNLEQSCVPSEAGRDSPLRTAVVQSYAGTDTTENLGVTNGQTLESSSEGTAANGVDLPTVESTDSDQTKPEDASPTTEAATPVSGSVSVNQPAKSWASLFHNSKPSVSMPMAYVETKYTPPATSPVVPEKQVEVKEGPVPVSEDPVAIKIAELLENVKLIHKPVSLQPRGLINKGNWCYINATLQALVACPPMYHLMKSIPMYSKTQRPCTSTPMIDSFVRLMNEFTNMPVPPKAKQALGDKIARDIRPGAAFEPTYVYQLLTVIKSSLSEKGRQEDAEEYLGFILNGLHEEMLILKKLLSPNSEKLTVSNGPETQPVNEEDEQEEQGEGSEDEWEQVGPRNKSSVTRQADFVQTPITDIFGGHIRSVVYQQSSKESATLQPFFTLQLDIQSDKIRTVQDALESLVARESVQGYTTKTKQEVEISRRVTLEELPPVLVLHLKRFVYEKTGGCQKLIKNIEYPVDLEISKELLSPGVKSKIFKGQRTYRLFAVVYHHGNSATGGHYTTDVFQIGLNGWLRIDDQAVKVINQYQVVKPSAERTAYLLYYRRVDLL; this is translated from the exons TACATCTTTGGGGAGTTTAGCCTTGAAGAATTTAATGACTTCTTTGTGACTCCTCGTTGCCCTGTTGAG CTGCCACCCTACAATGAAACCATTTCATGTGGCCTTAAGTCCACAGGAGAGCTCCATGATG GGGAAGAGTATCAGATAATTGAATTTGGTGTTAATGAAGTTATTGAGGCAGATTCATCTGTGCTGAATAACAGTGACTACAGTATTTCAAGTACTCTGAATCCTCAGGCACCAGAATTCATTCTTGGTTGTGCACCTATCCAGAAGACATCCAGTGATATACTTAATGAAGCCAACTATAACTCCATAGACTGCCAGTTCACTGATCCTGCTCTCACTTTGGACAGTAGTTCTAATGCAGAAAACGATAGTTTACCTGGGAGCCTTGGGCAAAGGGAgcgcaaaaagaagaaaaaaagacccCCTGGATATTACAGTTACTTGGAAGATGTTAGCGATGGCATTGTTCCTGCTGAAGTTTTGGTAAATGGGCATGCAAATTCATCAGGACTTAATAGCATAAGCACAGAGGATGTAGACCTTTCAGGTGATGTGTCGTCAGTCACTCCAAGGACTTGTAACAGCCCTGAAAATTCTGTGGACTTCACTAGCGAAGCCGTGTCTGATGATTCAGTTTCTAGTGTGCTAGATGCTACCAGGACTGCAGGGCAGCCTGAATTATGCAGTGTTAGTAATTTGGAACAGTCTTGTGTCCCCTCCGAAGCTGGGAGGGACAGCCCATTAAGGACAGCTGTTGTTCAGTCATATGCTGGTACTGATACTACTGAAAACCTTGGCGTTACCAATGGACAAACACTTGAATCCTCTAGTGAGGGCACAGCTGCCAATGGAGTAGACTTGCCTACTGTAGAAAGCACTGACTCAGACCAAACTAAGCCTGAGGATGCTTCGCCTACTACTGAGGCAGCCACCCCTGTTTCAGGATCAGTCTCGGTTAATCAGCCTGCGAAATCGTGGGCAAGTCTCTTTCACAATTCCAAGCCCTCTGTTTCCATGCCTATGGCTTATGTGGAGACTAAGTATACCCCTCCTGCCACATCTCCTGTGGTCCCTGAGAAACAGGTTGAAGTCAAAGAGGGGCCTGTTCCAGTTTCTGAGGATCCTGTAGCCATAAAGATTGCAG AATTACTGGAAAATGTAAAGCTAATTCATAAACCAGTATCCTTGCAACCACGAGGGCTGATCAATAAAGGAAACTGGTGTTACATCAACGCT ACACTGCAAGCTTTGGTTGCTTGCCCTCCTATGTATCACCTTATGAAGTCCATTCCAATGTATTCAAAAACACAGCGGCCATGTACTTCAACACCAATGATAGACAGTTT TGTTCGCCTAATGAATGAGTTTACAAATATGCCAGTCCCTCCTAAAGCAAAACAAG CTTTAGGTGATAAAATTGCAAGAGACATCAGacctggagctgcctttgaacCCACATACGTTTATCAATTGCTGACAGTTATCAAGTCAAGTCTGTCAGAAAAG GGCAGACAAGAAGATGCTGAAGAGTATCTGGGATTTATTCTAAATGGCCTACATGAGGAAATGCTGATTCTGAAGAAGTTGCTGTCTCCAAACAGTGAGA AGCTTACAGTTTCCAATGGCCCAGAGACTCAGCCTGTAAATGAAGAGGACGAGCAGGAGGAGCAAGGCGAAGGAAGTGAGGATGAATGGGAGCAAGTTGGACCACGCAATAAATCATCTGTCACTCGGCAAGCAGATTTTGTCCAGACACCAATTACAGATATATTTGGTGGTCACATAAG ATCTGTGGTTTACCAACAGAGTTCAAAAGAGTCTGCAACTCTGCAGCCATTTTTCACACTGCAATTGGACATCCAGTCTGATAAGATACGCACGGTTCAAGATGCACTGGAAAGCTTAGTGGCGAGAGAGTCTGTCCAAGGTTATACCACAAAAACCAAGCAGgag GTGGAGATAAGTCGAAGAGTGACACTTGAAGAACTCCCTCCAGTCCTTGTCCTACACCTCAAACGATTTGTCTATGAGAAAACTGGAGGATGCCAGAAGCTCATTAAAAATATTGAATATCCCGTTGACCTGGAAATAAGTAAAG AACTGCTGTCTCCAGGTGTTAAAAGTAAGATATTTAAAGGCCAAAGAACCTACCGGCTCTTTGCAG TTGTCTACCATCATGGAAACAGTGCAACTGGTGGACATTACACTACAGACGTCTTCCAGATTGGTCTCAATGGCTGGTTGCGCATAGATGACCAGGCCGTCAAAGTGATTAATCAGTACCAGGTGGTGAAGCCGTCTGCTGAGCGCACAGCCTACCTCCTGTACTACCGCCGAGTTGACTTGCTTTG
- the USP10 gene encoding ubiquitin carboxyl-terminal hydrolase 10 isoform X1, giving the protein MAVHSAQYIFGEFSLEEFNDFFVTPRCPVELPPYNETISCGLKSTGELHDGKKPFLLHNCFPNPFEVQCVAGEEYQIIEFGVNEVIEADSSVLNNSDYSISSTLNPQAPEFILGCAPIQKTSSDILNEANYNSIDCQFTDPALTLDSSSNAENDSLPGSLGQRERKKKKKRPPGYYSYLEDVSDGIVPAEVLVNGHANSSGLNSISTEDVDLSGDVSSVTPRTCNSPENSVDFTSEAVSDDSVSSVLDATRTAGQPELCSVSNLEQSCVPSEAGRDSPLRTAVVQSYAGTDTTENLGVTNGQTLESSSEGTAANGVDLPTVESTDSDQTKPEDASPTTEAATPVSGSVSVNQPAKSWASLFHNSKPSVSMPMAYVETKYTPPATSPVVPEKQVEVKEGPVPVSEDPVAIKIAELLENVKLIHKPVSLQPRGLINKGNWCYINATLQALVACPPMYHLMKSIPMYSKTQRPCTSTPMIDSFVRLMNEFTNMPVPPKAKQALGDKIARDIRPGAAFEPTYVYQLLTVIKSSLSEKGRQEDAEEYLGFILNGLHEEMLILKKLLSPNSEKLTVSNGPETQPVNEEDEQEEQGEGSEDEWEQVGPRNKSSVTRQADFVQTPITDIFGGHIRSVVYQQSSKESATLQPFFTLQLDIQSDKIRTVQDALESLVARESVQGYTTKTKQEVEISRRVTLEELPPVLVLHLKRFVYEKTGGCQKLIKNIEYPVDLEISKELLSPGVKSKIFKGQRTYRLFAVVYHHGNSATGGHYTTDVFQIGLNGWLRIDDQAVKVINQYQVVKPSAERTAYLLYYRRVDLL; this is encoded by the exons TACATCTTTGGGGAGTTTAGCCTTGAAGAATTTAATGACTTCTTTGTGACTCCTCGTTGCCCTGTTGAG CTGCCACCCTACAATGAAACCATTTCATGTGGCCTTAAGTCCACAGGAGAGCTCCATGATGGTAAGAAGCCATTCCTTCTTCACAACTGTTTCCCCAATCCTTTTGAAGTCCAATGTGTTGCAG GGGAAGAGTATCAGATAATTGAATTTGGTGTTAATGAAGTTATTGAGGCAGATTCATCTGTGCTGAATAACAGTGACTACAGTATTTCAAGTACTCTGAATCCTCAGGCACCAGAATTCATTCTTGGTTGTGCACCTATCCAGAAGACATCCAGTGATATACTTAATGAAGCCAACTATAACTCCATAGACTGCCAGTTCACTGATCCTGCTCTCACTTTGGACAGTAGTTCTAATGCAGAAAACGATAGTTTACCTGGGAGCCTTGGGCAAAGGGAgcgcaaaaagaagaaaaaaagacccCCTGGATATTACAGTTACTTGGAAGATGTTAGCGATGGCATTGTTCCTGCTGAAGTTTTGGTAAATGGGCATGCAAATTCATCAGGACTTAATAGCATAAGCACAGAGGATGTAGACCTTTCAGGTGATGTGTCGTCAGTCACTCCAAGGACTTGTAACAGCCCTGAAAATTCTGTGGACTTCACTAGCGAAGCCGTGTCTGATGATTCAGTTTCTAGTGTGCTAGATGCTACCAGGACTGCAGGGCAGCCTGAATTATGCAGTGTTAGTAATTTGGAACAGTCTTGTGTCCCCTCCGAAGCTGGGAGGGACAGCCCATTAAGGACAGCTGTTGTTCAGTCATATGCTGGTACTGATACTACTGAAAACCTTGGCGTTACCAATGGACAAACACTTGAATCCTCTAGTGAGGGCACAGCTGCCAATGGAGTAGACTTGCCTACTGTAGAAAGCACTGACTCAGACCAAACTAAGCCTGAGGATGCTTCGCCTACTACTGAGGCAGCCACCCCTGTTTCAGGATCAGTCTCGGTTAATCAGCCTGCGAAATCGTGGGCAAGTCTCTTTCACAATTCCAAGCCCTCTGTTTCCATGCCTATGGCTTATGTGGAGACTAAGTATACCCCTCCTGCCACATCTCCTGTGGTCCCTGAGAAACAGGTTGAAGTCAAAGAGGGGCCTGTTCCAGTTTCTGAGGATCCTGTAGCCATAAAGATTGCAG AATTACTGGAAAATGTAAAGCTAATTCATAAACCAGTATCCTTGCAACCACGAGGGCTGATCAATAAAGGAAACTGGTGTTACATCAACGCT ACACTGCAAGCTTTGGTTGCTTGCCCTCCTATGTATCACCTTATGAAGTCCATTCCAATGTATTCAAAAACACAGCGGCCATGTACTTCAACACCAATGATAGACAGTTT TGTTCGCCTAATGAATGAGTTTACAAATATGCCAGTCCCTCCTAAAGCAAAACAAG CTTTAGGTGATAAAATTGCAAGAGACATCAGacctggagctgcctttgaacCCACATACGTTTATCAATTGCTGACAGTTATCAAGTCAAGTCTGTCAGAAAAG GGCAGACAAGAAGATGCTGAAGAGTATCTGGGATTTATTCTAAATGGCCTACATGAGGAAATGCTGATTCTGAAGAAGTTGCTGTCTCCAAACAGTGAGA AGCTTACAGTTTCCAATGGCCCAGAGACTCAGCCTGTAAATGAAGAGGACGAGCAGGAGGAGCAAGGCGAAGGAAGTGAGGATGAATGGGAGCAAGTTGGACCACGCAATAAATCATCTGTCACTCGGCAAGCAGATTTTGTCCAGACACCAATTACAGATATATTTGGTGGTCACATAAG ATCTGTGGTTTACCAACAGAGTTCAAAAGAGTCTGCAACTCTGCAGCCATTTTTCACACTGCAATTGGACATCCAGTCTGATAAGATACGCACGGTTCAAGATGCACTGGAAAGCTTAGTGGCGAGAGAGTCTGTCCAAGGTTATACCACAAAAACCAAGCAGgag GTGGAGATAAGTCGAAGAGTGACACTTGAAGAACTCCCTCCAGTCCTTGTCCTACACCTCAAACGATTTGTCTATGAGAAAACTGGAGGATGCCAGAAGCTCATTAAAAATATTGAATATCCCGTTGACCTGGAAATAAGTAAAG AACTGCTGTCTCCAGGTGTTAAAAGTAAGATATTTAAAGGCCAAAGAACCTACCGGCTCTTTGCAG TTGTCTACCATCATGGAAACAGTGCAACTGGTGGACATTACACTACAGACGTCTTCCAGATTGGTCTCAATGGCTGGTTGCGCATAGATGACCAGGCCGTCAAAGTGATTAATCAGTACCAGGTGGTGAAGCCGTCTGCTGAGCGCACAGCCTACCTCCTGTACTACCGCCGAGTTGACTTGCTTTG
- the USP10 gene encoding ubiquitin carboxyl-terminal hydrolase 10 isoform X2, giving the protein MGLYSQYIFGEFSLEEFNDFFVTPRCPVELPPYNETISCGLKSTGELHDGKKPFLLHNCFPNPFEVQCVAGEEYQIIEFGVNEVIEADSSVLNNSDYSISSTLNPQAPEFILGCAPIQKTSSDILNEANYNSIDCQFTDPALTLDSSSNAENDSLPGSLGQRERKKKKKRPPGYYSYLEDVSDGIVPAEVLVNGHANSSGLNSISTEDVDLSGDVSSVTPRTCNSPENSVDFTSEAVSDDSVSSVLDATRTAGQPELCSVSNLEQSCVPSEAGRDSPLRTAVVQSYAGTDTTENLGVTNGQTLESSSEGTAANGVDLPTVESTDSDQTKPEDASPTTEAATPVSGSVSVNQPAKSWASLFHNSKPSVSMPMAYVETKYTPPATSPVVPEKQVEVKEGPVPVSEDPVAIKIAELLENVKLIHKPVSLQPRGLINKGNWCYINATLQALVACPPMYHLMKSIPMYSKTQRPCTSTPMIDSFVRLMNEFTNMPVPPKAKQALGDKIARDIRPGAAFEPTYVYQLLTVIKSSLSEKGRQEDAEEYLGFILNGLHEEMLILKKLLSPNSEKLTVSNGPETQPVNEEDEQEEQGEGSEDEWEQVGPRNKSSVTRQADFVQTPITDIFGGHIRSVVYQQSSKESATLQPFFTLQLDIQSDKIRTVQDALESLVARESVQGYTTKTKQEVEISRRVTLEELPPVLVLHLKRFVYEKTGGCQKLIKNIEYPVDLEISKELLSPGVKSKIFKGQRTYRLFAVVYHHGNSATGGHYTTDVFQIGLNGWLRIDDQAVKVINQYQVVKPSAERTAYLLYYRRVDLL; this is encoded by the exons TACATCTTTGGGGAGTTTAGCCTTGAAGAATTTAATGACTTCTTTGTGACTCCTCGTTGCCCTGTTGAG CTGCCACCCTACAATGAAACCATTTCATGTGGCCTTAAGTCCACAGGAGAGCTCCATGATGGTAAGAAGCCATTCCTTCTTCACAACTGTTTCCCCAATCCTTTTGAAGTCCAATGTGTTGCAG GGGAAGAGTATCAGATAATTGAATTTGGTGTTAATGAAGTTATTGAGGCAGATTCATCTGTGCTGAATAACAGTGACTACAGTATTTCAAGTACTCTGAATCCTCAGGCACCAGAATTCATTCTTGGTTGTGCACCTATCCAGAAGACATCCAGTGATATACTTAATGAAGCCAACTATAACTCCATAGACTGCCAGTTCACTGATCCTGCTCTCACTTTGGACAGTAGTTCTAATGCAGAAAACGATAGTTTACCTGGGAGCCTTGGGCAAAGGGAgcgcaaaaagaagaaaaaaagacccCCTGGATATTACAGTTACTTGGAAGATGTTAGCGATGGCATTGTTCCTGCTGAAGTTTTGGTAAATGGGCATGCAAATTCATCAGGACTTAATAGCATAAGCACAGAGGATGTAGACCTTTCAGGTGATGTGTCGTCAGTCACTCCAAGGACTTGTAACAGCCCTGAAAATTCTGTGGACTTCACTAGCGAAGCCGTGTCTGATGATTCAGTTTCTAGTGTGCTAGATGCTACCAGGACTGCAGGGCAGCCTGAATTATGCAGTGTTAGTAATTTGGAACAGTCTTGTGTCCCCTCCGAAGCTGGGAGGGACAGCCCATTAAGGACAGCTGTTGTTCAGTCATATGCTGGTACTGATACTACTGAAAACCTTGGCGTTACCAATGGACAAACACTTGAATCCTCTAGTGAGGGCACAGCTGCCAATGGAGTAGACTTGCCTACTGTAGAAAGCACTGACTCAGACCAAACTAAGCCTGAGGATGCTTCGCCTACTACTGAGGCAGCCACCCCTGTTTCAGGATCAGTCTCGGTTAATCAGCCTGCGAAATCGTGGGCAAGTCTCTTTCACAATTCCAAGCCCTCTGTTTCCATGCCTATGGCTTATGTGGAGACTAAGTATACCCCTCCTGCCACATCTCCTGTGGTCCCTGAGAAACAGGTTGAAGTCAAAGAGGGGCCTGTTCCAGTTTCTGAGGATCCTGTAGCCATAAAGATTGCAG AATTACTGGAAAATGTAAAGCTAATTCATAAACCAGTATCCTTGCAACCACGAGGGCTGATCAATAAAGGAAACTGGTGTTACATCAACGCT ACACTGCAAGCTTTGGTTGCTTGCCCTCCTATGTATCACCTTATGAAGTCCATTCCAATGTATTCAAAAACACAGCGGCCATGTACTTCAACACCAATGATAGACAGTTT TGTTCGCCTAATGAATGAGTTTACAAATATGCCAGTCCCTCCTAAAGCAAAACAAG CTTTAGGTGATAAAATTGCAAGAGACATCAGacctggagctgcctttgaacCCACATACGTTTATCAATTGCTGACAGTTATCAAGTCAAGTCTGTCAGAAAAG GGCAGACAAGAAGATGCTGAAGAGTATCTGGGATTTATTCTAAATGGCCTACATGAGGAAATGCTGATTCTGAAGAAGTTGCTGTCTCCAAACAGTGAGA AGCTTACAGTTTCCAATGGCCCAGAGACTCAGCCTGTAAATGAAGAGGACGAGCAGGAGGAGCAAGGCGAAGGAAGTGAGGATGAATGGGAGCAAGTTGGACCACGCAATAAATCATCTGTCACTCGGCAAGCAGATTTTGTCCAGACACCAATTACAGATATATTTGGTGGTCACATAAG ATCTGTGGTTTACCAACAGAGTTCAAAAGAGTCTGCAACTCTGCAGCCATTTTTCACACTGCAATTGGACATCCAGTCTGATAAGATACGCACGGTTCAAGATGCACTGGAAAGCTTAGTGGCGAGAGAGTCTGTCCAAGGTTATACCACAAAAACCAAGCAGgag GTGGAGATAAGTCGAAGAGTGACACTTGAAGAACTCCCTCCAGTCCTTGTCCTACACCTCAAACGATTTGTCTATGAGAAAACTGGAGGATGCCAGAAGCTCATTAAAAATATTGAATATCCCGTTGACCTGGAAATAAGTAAAG AACTGCTGTCTCCAGGTGTTAAAAGTAAGATATTTAAAGGCCAAAGAACCTACCGGCTCTTTGCAG TTGTCTACCATCATGGAAACAGTGCAACTGGTGGACATTACACTACAGACGTCTTCCAGATTGGTCTCAATGGCTGGTTGCGCATAGATGACCAGGCCGTCAAAGTGATTAATCAGTACCAGGTGGTGAAGCCGTCTGCTGAGCGCACAGCCTACCTCCTGTACTACCGCCGAGTTGACTTGCTTTG